Proteins from one Bactrocera neohumeralis isolate Rockhampton chromosome 3, APGP_CSIRO_Bneo_wtdbg2-racon-allhic-juicebox.fasta_v2, whole genome shotgun sequence genomic window:
- the LOC126754238 gene encoding vascular endothelial growth factor receptor 1 isoform X4 codes for MRLPHTSIRHTSLRRSGGLNKTSIFAALLLLCLTTLWRVQAAPQLFPTNDDEEFRRNDAVEYGAPLITPLMDYVTLELNTNYTIRCEADEPLSWRLPGDTVDYDEQTFNTGDPQRPHGSMLYLQDISSKNLGNYYCIKKSSIPNRLDAMQDEELVELVNNYKASSIYIYVNDPVNLLSQNEFPVISALQYQDTVIPCKPTMPDIEVLLTTSHGETFSSENTGRYNPQRGFVVEIRGVTDGGSYVCRPKVPSPLNDEEEQTFEIFFSGNEPVNPVEMGVDVDLNVDTTNLGDGNIDHENKRIIGVETHNSNILANVVGVTNGDGYVTTQATTLFGYKNAKVVNNYTDDPRTDIDNSDRIVVEENHIYESEPHRSTRLRDTKRPLLKRAAPTTRWHSSRFRGALRSSTKYIEKPIITSNSRGHVNVGENFTLNCYVKIAFDVSYSTEWKTPPGVDEDRMIKTIPTFINKTSTHQVGEAKLTILNAKKSDSGLYECICTDHSKNVGRNNYQMTVLNRDEGYINISEPSGYYKIASSANKKVQINVKYRGYPFPTLTWYKPDNTQIHPSKKYIINTTDTSITLQIVNAQLEDSGEYVIRAKNELLVKELKFNVSISDKPKVTVEDVYVQAGEEAHLQCKVLSFPFAVVSWVFTPCSISPRWPSCNKRMDQNFNSTRNAQPGATAVEYIHDLFFTPEKPGIMHCLAVNPKGMGEGKGHVLIGDINENMTIYGTDENKKIARGDEVTLTCAALSYYFSDDLDWYKDGELVEEDSSNFVISNSSSSYSYQKTLVIENIQDRDQGSYECRARNANNPDMQETKYRSIFVNEPLAPIMRYTNLDENDKMERKLGDALQLECKPEAIPAAEVHWYKDDVELNNSSYVNILDDGSKLIIQYIKPEHEGAYKCVASNRLGSAEVSSAVKITNLPRMRVGWILAILFFFIFLIALVIYLCVRVMRERKRLRDYKAAGLANFEDGAVEHINPALTLDEQADLLPYDRAFEFPREKLKLGKQLGAGAFGVVLKAHAEGIRPDEKETVVAVKMVKRIADNEVMRALVTELKILVHLGPNLNVVNLLGAVTKNIAKRELMVIVEYCRYGNVQNFLLRNRKRFINQINPETDKIDPTITKQRFSDNFELNRDGVRYVNLAFANHQYVNHMNNMNNNYTANNRRNSDEDPRSGTRAGRPNSTGYLRQSDLYEGHVDSCATEQTVMTTIPEDDDNVLSNNSVQPAWRSNYKPDSTEAMTITTTQLVSWAFQVARAMDYLSSRKVLHGDLAARNILLCEDNVVKICDFGLARSMYKSENYKKQGEAPLPIKWLALESLSDHIFSTYTDVWSFGIVLWEFFSLAKVPYPGMDPNQSLYLKIKDGYRMEKPPYANNELYDIMLECWSTNPESRPLFNVLEKYFARMLGEDVTNHYVDLNDTYLRANMDNANTKPTDYLSLMGSPDEMAPAPPRYVNGHILPEIHNTAPTAPPISQHSPTLVNNLDSPINKHRKKEGIQPEEIPMLTGTHHNSDDGGDSPEQDRKFAKNILQQHVRATPTPSPRHHIAETELSGSDNYVNVNSPKKLNNNGARAADAFSNPSYQILKTVSKDVDNK; via the exons CGCCACAATTATTTCCAACAAACGACGACGAGGAATTCCGTCGTAATGATGCTGTCGAATACGGTGCACCGTTAATCACACCTCTAATGGACTATGTAACACttgaattaaatacaaattatacaaTACGTTGTGAGGCCGATGAACCATTATCGTGGAGACTACCTGGTGATACTGTTGATTACGACGAGCAAACATTTAACACTGGTGATCCACAACGTCCCCATGGCAGTATGCTATATCTACAGGATATATCTAGCAAGAATTTGGGTAATTACTATTGCATAAAAAAATCGAGTATTCCAAATAGACTAGACGCAATGCAGGACGAGGAACTTGTAGAGTTGGTTAATAATTATAAAGCGTCCTCAATTTACATATACGTTAATG ATCCCGTTAATCTTTTGTCACAAAATGAATTTCCGGTAATTAGTGCGCTACAGTACCAGGATACGGTCATACCATGCAAACCAACTATGCCCGACATAGAAGTGCTGCTAACCACGTCGCATGGTGAA ACATTTTCCAGTGAAAATACCGGCCGCTATAATCCCCAGCGCGGTTTCGTCGTCGAAATACGCGGCGTTACCGATGGCGGCAGCTATGTGTGCCGACCGAAAGTGCCGTCTCCATTAAATGATGAGGAGGAACAAACCTTTGAGATCTTTTTTAGTGGTAACGAACCTGTTAATC CTGTGGAAATGGGTGTGGATGTTGATCTTAATGTTGACACAACTAATCTTGGTGATGGCAATATTGATCATGAAAATAAGCGTATCATTGGCGTTGAAACTCATAATAGCAATATCCTAGCAAATGTTGTGGGTGTTACTAATGGTGACGGTTACGTTACGACTCAAGCGACTACACTTTTTGGCTATAAAAACGCAAAAGTAGTTAACAATTATACAGACGACCCGCGCACTGACATTGATAATAGTGACAGAATTGTTGTTGAAGAAAATCATATTTATGAAAGCGAACCACATCGTTCAACACGTTTGCGCGACACAAAAAGACCGCTTTTAAAACGCGCTGCGCCAACAACTAGATGGCATAGTTCACGATTCCGTGGTGCGTTACGAT CGAGTACGAAATATATTGAGAAACCGATTATAACCTCAAATTCCCGTGGACATGTGAACGTTGGTGAAAATTTCACGCTGAATTGCTATGTGAAAATCGCCTTTGATGTTTCCTACTCAACAGAATGGAAAACACCGCCAGGAGTTGATGAG GACCGCATGATTAAAACTATaccaacatttataaataaaacatccACACATCAAGTCGGCGAGGCAAAATTGACAATACTAAACGCTAAGAAATCGGATTCTGGTctttatgaatgcatttgcacGGACCATTCGAAAAATGTTGGACGCAACAATTATCAAATGACAGTTTTAA ATCGCGATGAGGGCTATATCAACATTAGTGAGCCTTCCGGTTATTACAAAATCGCCAGTAGCGCGAATAAAAAGGTGCAGATCAATGTTAAATATCGCGGTTATCCGTTTCCTACGCTTACTTGGTACAAACCAGACAACACGCAAATTCATCCatccaaaaaatatatcatCAACACCACCGACACTTCGATTACGCTGCAAATTGTGAATGCACAACTGGAGGACAGTGGTGAATATGTGATACGCGCCAAGAATGAATTGCTGGTGAAAGAGTTGAAATTCAATGTGAGCATCAGCGACAAACCCAAAGTAACAGTCGAGGATGTGTATGTGCAGGCTGGCGAAGAAGCACATCTACAATGCAAAGTGTTATCCTTTCCTTTCGCCGTAGTCTCATGGGTATTTACACCGTGTAGCATATCGCCGCGTTGGCCTTCGTGCAACAAGCGAATGgatcaaaattttaat TCTACACGAAATGCGCAACCAGGCGCAACGGCCGTTGAATATATACATGACCTATTTTTTACGCCAGAAAAGCCGGGTATTATGCATTGTTTAGCAGTAAATCCGAAAGGTATGGGTGAAGGTAAAGGTCACGTGCTTATTGGCgacataaatgaaaatatgacCATATACGGTACGGATGAGAATAAGAAAATTGCACGCGGTGATGAGGTGACACTCACGTGTGCTGCTCTCTCTTATTACTTCTCTGACGATCTGGATTGGTATAAAGATGGCGAATTGGTGGAAGAGGACAGCAGCA ATTTTGTCATCAGCAACTCTTCAAGCAGCTACTCGTATCAAAAAACATTGGTAATCGAAAATATACAAGATCGCGATCAGGGCAGTTATGAGTGTCGTGCACGTAATGCAAACAATCCCGATATGCAAGAAACTAAATATAGGAGCATTTTTGTTAATG AACCCTTGGCTCCAATCATGCGGTATACCAATCTTGATGAGAATGATAAAATGGAGCGCAAACTAGGCGATGCTTTACAATTGGAATGCAAACCGGAAGCAATACCAGCAGCGGAAGTACATTGGTATAAGGACGATGTTGAATTGAACAACAGCAGTTATGTGAACATTCTAGACGACGGCAGCAAACTAATTATACAATATATCAAACCTGAACATGAAGGTGCATACAAATGTGTGGCTTCAAATCGTTTGGGTTCTGCCGAAGTGAGTTCGGCGGTTAAAATAACAA ATTTGCCACGCATGCGCGTCGGTTGGATACTCGCCATACTGTTCTTCTTCATTTTCCTTATTGCCCTGGTGATTTATCTATGTGTGCGTGTCATGCGCGAACGAAAGCGTCTGCGTGATTACAAAGCGGCCGGTTTGGCAAATTTCGAAGACGGCGCTGTGGAGCATATAAATCCAGCGCTGACATTAGACGAACAGGCCGATTTATTGCCATATGATCGTGCTTTTGAATTTCCACgtgaaaaacttaaattggGAAAGCAATTGGGTGCCGGCGCCTTTGGTGTGGTGCTAAAAGCTCATGCGGAAGGCATACGACCAGATGAAAAGGAAACCGTAGTGGCTGTGAAAATGGTCAAACGTATTGCTGATAATGAGGTGATGCGTGCACTGGTGACGGAATTAAAGATTTTGGTGCATCTTGGCCCAAATTTGAATGTTGTCAATCTCTTGGGTGCAGTAACCAAAAATATTGCGAAAC gtGAATTAATGGTTATTGTGGAGTACTGTCGTTATGGTAATGTACAAAACTTCTTACTGCGCAATCGTAAACGatttataaatcaaattaaCCCTGAAACGGATAAAATTGATCCAACCATTACTAAACAGAGGTTTTCGGATAATTTCGAGTTAAACCG TGATGGAGTAAGATATGTTAATCTGGCATTTGCAAATCACCAATATGTTAATCATATGAATAATATGAACAATAATTATACGGCAAATAATCGTAGAAACTCCGACGAGGACCCACGCTCCGGCACACGTGCCGGCCGTCCCAATTCCACCGGATATTTGCGTCAATCGGATTTGTACGAAGGCCATGTGGATAGCTGTGCAACGGAGCAGACTGTAATGACCACAATACCGGAGG ACGATGATAATGTCTTATCCAATAATTCTGTGCAACCTGCTTGGCGCTCCAACTACAAACCAGATAGTACAGAAGCCATGACAATTACCACAACACAGCTGGTGAGTTGGGCATTCCAAGTGGCACGCGCCATGGATTATCTGTCATCGCGTAAAGTGTTGCATGGTGATCTGGCGGCTCGTAATATCCTGCTTTGTGAGGATAATGTGGTGAAAATTTGCGATTTTGGCTTAGCACGTTCCATGTATAAGAGTGAGAATTACAAGAAACAAGGCGAAGCGCCGTTGCCTATTAAATGGTTGGCCTTGGAGTCGCTCAGTGATCACATATTTAGCACTTATACTGATGTCTGGTCGTTTGGCATTGTTTTGTGGGAGTTTTTCTCATTGGCCAAAGTACCCTATCCCGGTATGGATCCGAATCAGagcttatatttaaaaataaaagatggTTATCGCATGGAGAAACCGCCATATGCCAATAATGAATTGTATGATATAATGCTGGAGTGTTGGAGTACAAATCCGGAGAGCCGTCCATTATTTAATGTGTTGGAAAAGTATTTCGCACGTATGCTGGGCGAGGATGTGACAAAt CACTATGTTGATTTGAATGACACTTATTTACGCGCGAACATGGATAATGCCAATACCAAGCCAACTGATTATCTGTCGCTAATGGGCTCACCAGACGAAATGGCACCGGCGCCACCACGCTATGTAAACGGCCATATACTGCCTGAAATAC ATAATACAGCACCCACAGCGCCACCAATATCACAACATTCCCCAACCTTAGTGAATAATCTCGATAGTCCAATCAATAAGCATCGCAAGAAAGAGGGCATACAACCGGAGGAGATACCAATGCTGACGGGCACACATCACAATTCCGATGATGGTGGCGACAGTCCAGAGCAAGACCGAAAGTTCGCCAAAAACATATTACAACAACATGTACGTGCTACGCCTACACCGTCGCCACGTCATCACATCGCCGAGACCGAACTCAGCGGCAGCGATAACTATGTGAATGTGAATTCACCGAAAAAGTTGAATAACAATGGTGCGAGAGCAGCGGATGCATTTTCCAATCCCAGTTATCAAATTTTAAAGACTGTTTCAAAGGATGTGGATAATAAATGA